GGCTGCGGCGCTTCGCGGGGGTCTCGGAGGGCGACCTGCGGCGGCTGGTGGCCGCCGACCCCAAGGGCCGCTTCGCGCTGCGCCCCGACCCCCTGCGCATCCGCGCCAACCAGGGGCACTCCCTGCAGGTGGGTcgggggtccccgggggctCCGCGGGATTGGGGGGCTCTAGGGAGGGGCcttgggggtccccgggggaCTCCGGGGGATTTGGGGGCTCTAGGGAGGGTCCTTGGGGGTCCTTGGGGTTCtctgggggttttgggggctCTAGGGAGGGTCcttgggggtccccgggggaCTCCGGGGGATTTGGGGGCTCTAGGGAGGGACCTTGGGGGTCCTCGGGGTTCTCCGGGGGATTTGGGGGCTCTAGGGAGGGACCTTGGGGGTCCCCGGGTTGCTCCGGGGGATTTGGGGGCTCTAGGGAGGGTCCTTGGGGGTCCTTGGGGTTCTCCGGGGGTTTTGGGGGCTCTAGGGAGAGACCTTGGGGGTTCCTGGGGGCTTGggtggggtccctggggtgctccagggggatttggggggggctcctggggggatACTTGGGGTCTCAGGGGCATTTGGGGGCTGCCAGGTACCGGCGCTGGAGCTGACGCCCCTGCGGACCCCCGCGGagctgccccccaccctggcCCACGGCACCCGCCGCCGCCTCTGGGGGCCCATCTGTGCCGGGGGGCTGGCACCCATGGGGCGCACCCACATCCACCTGGCGCCTGGCCTCCCGGGGGACCCCGGCGTGCGCAGTGGTGAGACCACCGGGCACCCCAGTACCGGGGGTGTGTGGAACCCCGGCATCCGGGCACCCCAATAccggggcacggccggggggggtgtgtgtgtgtgtgtgtggaaatcgggggggggggggtgggtgggggtgtgaACCCCAGTGTGCACAGACGTGAGGCCACAGGGCACCCCAATAtcgggggggggacaccccggCATACGGCGTGGTGAGACCACCGGGCACCCCAGTACTGGGGAGGGGACCCCGGCAGCCAGGCACCCCAATaccaggctggggggggggggaaccccggCGTCTGGGCACCCCAATaccaggctgggggggggggaaccccggCGTCTGGGCACCCCAATaccaggctgggggggggggaccccggcgTCTGGGCACCCCAATACCAGGCTGGGGCGGGGGAACCCCGGCGTCTGGGCACCCCGACCCCACCCAAATCCCCCACCAGGGATGAGACCCGATTCGGAGATTGCCATCATCATCGACGGCCCCCGGGCCTTGGCAGGTGAGGGGGGACCCTGGAGTTTGGGGGACCCCGGTGTTTGGGGGACCCTGGagttcggggggggggggaaacacgACACCCTGGCATCTGGGGGGACCCTGGTGTTTGGGGGGACCCTGGCATCATCTGGGGGATCCCACAGTTTGGGGGGGGGCGACACACACGACACCCTGGTGTCTGGGGGGACCCCGGTGTTTGGGGGGACCCTGCAgtttggggggggacacacatgACACCCTGGTGTCTGGGGGGACCCGGTGtttggggggaccccgggggctGGGGAAACCCCCCCGCCGGGTGacacccgccccgccccccccgaaGAGGGGGTCCCCTTTTTCCGCTCAGCCAACGGGGTGATCCTGACGCCGGGGGAcgccgcggggcgcctcccccCAAAATATTTCCTCCGCGTCCTTCAGCTGCGCCCGCACCGTGAGGGGCTTTGGGGCGGCGCCCGGGGTTTCGGGGTTGGGGggcccaggggtgggggggcacccagggggctggggggcacccagggattgggggggggacgacccagggggctggggggcacccagggggctggggggggtggtatgcaggggtgtggggggggccCTAGGGGTTTGAGGGGGACCCCAGGGGTTTGAGGGGGACCCcgagggtgtggggggggcccagggggctgggggggcacccagggggtTGGGGGTACCCAGGGGTTCTGGGG
Above is a genomic segment from Phalacrocorax carbo chromosome 32, bPhaCar2.1, whole genome shotgun sequence containing:
- the TRPT1 gene encoding tRNA 2'-phosphotransferase 1; the encoded protein is MAAGGGTSASRRRGEDPSVRLSKALSYVLRHGAAAVGLPMGPDGFVEVGALLRLRRFAGVSEGDLRRLVAADPKGRFALRPDPLRIRANQGHSLQVPALELTPLRTPAELPPTLAHGTRRRLWGPICAGGLAPMGRTHIHLAPGLPGDPGVRSGMRPDSEIAIIIDGPRALAEGVPFFRSANGVILTPGDAAGRLPPKYFLRVLQLRPHRCLLPLGGPSHEEGGEEPSHEEGGETLSHEEGGEEPPHEEGGEEPSHEEGGEEPSHEEGGEEPSHEEGGEEPSHEGPRARQTPINTSLP